From the genome of Agelaius phoeniceus isolate bAgePho1 chromosome 24, bAgePho1.hap1, whole genome shotgun sequence:
TGAGTCCTTGGCTTGGCTTAGCTGAGCAAGGAAGCCACAGTGTTTGTGCAACATTTTCCATCTTTGGGACAGTTAAGATCTCTTTTAACATCAAACAGAAAGGTTTTAAAGAGATCAGaataggatttttttagggCCCTGAATGCTTGATTACTGTGACTTTGTTGGCATCTTTTGTGTCCTACCTGTTTCCCCTTTACCTGCAAAGAGCAGGACATGCATCTCTCCTGTCTCAGGTGTGCAGCCTGTAGAAGCTGTCCCATTTTTCTATCTGTTGAGAGGCCCTGAGCTCATCAGAGGCCACTAATTTGCCTTTCCTTTCACAGCTTTATTCAAGGCTAAGAGCAAAATTTCCTGTCTGTTGGGGCAAGAGGTTTTTCTGTTGTATTCTATTTCTgctcacaggagcagcaaagcaAAGGAGAGTTTAAATGGTCTGTGCTTGACTCATTGTCCCTTTGCCATCTACAGTGCTCAGAAACAGTCAGTAGATGTCAGCAACCTCCTGTAACCACTATGAGAAACTGTTTCCCCTAAGCCTGACCTGGTCTGTGTGGGGCAGTGCTGCTTTTTCTGCCTCAGGGTTCCCATAGTTACTCTGCAGGGCCTGTGAGTTGCAAATGAGATGTTAACTTACTCCAGTTTAATCCAAGATGCTCTTGTGGTACTAGAGAACAGCCTAGTTCTGAACTGTTTCCATGTGTAAAACAGAGAGGTGTTTCACCAGCTGAGATGCATGGTTTGACTTTATCCacagcaggctgggagagggTCCCTTTGCCTCCTGCCACTGTACCTTAGCTAGTCTTGACCATTCCTCTGTTTTGGTCTCTAGAGCTTCCTTGAATGTATGTGACAAGAGCTATCTGAAGTCATGCCATGTGGAGCACCAGAAATGCTTGAATGAAGCCCTAAAGGACAGCTTTGTTCTTTCCAATTGCAGTTTTTACTTCCCAAAGGATTTTACATCCTTATGCTGTCTGACATGGAAAGGATTTCCCTTCCTAGGCAGAGGGTCCTACTGGTGCCAGGCACCACAGCAATGGTTGAGCTGTTTGTTTGggtgttgttgtttggttgggtgTAGTTAAATCAGCATTCTTGCCTGAACAGTAAGTGGTGGTAGAGGGAGGAACGTTGTCTCTGTGAATTTCAACTTGAACCTGCTCTAACTCAGCATTGATCAATAACTGCTCTCAGGTTTCCTCTTTTTGGGTTGTTAAAAAGAATAACCACTTTATTATGGATGTCTTTCAGTGGCACATCTGTGATACAAACTTgtatcttttcttcttctttccttcctgtcTAAGGTTGTTGGGATAATCACTCGGCACAACCTGACCCACGAATTCCTGCAGGCAAGACTGAGGCAGCACTATCAGACCATTTGATGTCCCTGCCCCTCTGTCAGTGTGGTTCCTCCCTCTCCAAGCTGGCACACATGCTCGCATCCTGCTTGGACCACACAAGGCCCAAGACCTCCCGTTTGGCTTCTCACGTGCATATCAAGCCTGGGGAACTGGAAAACATTTTGCTAGCCAGAGAattagaggagctgcctgagcccagagctgtAGATTGGCCTCAGGCACTTGGTTTGACAACTCTTGATCCAGGTgtttccttcccctgccccccagTTATCTCTTTCCATCAGATGTTGTCCTGACACTGTGTGTTCTGAcattttattttggggttttttgaagaGTTGGAAAAAAGAGCCATTTCCCTCCACTGTGTCCTGGGCAAAGAACTGCAgtgtccttcccttcctcctgtgtgactcccttttcttcttcctcccttGTTCCTGCAACTGTTGCCTTATTTGTGTGAGAAGGGAGTTACTGTCACCACTGAGAGGAGATACTGAAGTTTGCAGATATCAGCTGCTCTAGAGGATGGTTTCTTGcaaaagcagttttaaaaaattcagcGTTTTGGAAATGTACCTGTCTTTGCAAATGTTCCCCTTTGcccatattttttcactctGGCTTCATTTGttcttaatttctttcctttcatgGGGAAAtgtttctgctgtgatgttttTGATAGCAGATGACTTTTGAGAGCAGCTCAAAATGGTTACACTTCAGTTACTGTTTGggtttataaatatttaatacatTTACAAACACCTCAGAAAAAGGAGATCTCTTCCCTGTTAGCTGTTGCTGTTATCTCCCTGTAAGAGACTCTTCTAAGAtgcttcactttgacattcctGCATTTCTTGGCATTTGTAGGCACtttgtccctgcactgctcaaaCAGTGAGAGCCTGGGGCACCTTTCCAGCTGGAGTCAGAGACCAGGGAACTCCACATCCCGAGAGCATGGAGAAATGTTGCTTTGTGGAAGCAAATAGAACTGAGAAAAGCTGTCTCTGGGCTTGGTTGAATTATCTCTGTGTCATGAGGGGAGTTGCTGTAGTTCCAGGCTGCCATAGGGAGGGCTACTTGGTGCTGGTGACTAAGGCAGGATCTCCTGCAGGTGATAAGTGGGGCTGTCTGTGCTCTGAAAATGCTTGGGATAATGTTTGCAACAATCTGTAAGGGTAAAAGCAGCCCTCAGGAGCCAGTTGCAGCCAGTTCAGTGCTTTAGCAGGTACCATCCTGGCCAGCACCTGTACTGTTCCAGCAggcacctgccctgctgagtTCCCTGTGCAGATAACCCTCAGTGGGAAGCCAGTGCTGTGCCTCAGGGACTGCAGAGCTGATTGGCTTGATAAAGCACAGAGCATTCTCTCAGCCAGGATACATGGGCAATGTATTCCAGAAAAGCTCCTACACAGCCTCTGAGCTCTGCACTTAACCTGTTGTCTGCCATAAGGTGGGAACTGGGACAGAAGGCAAACTCTGttgattttctgtatttccttaGAGCATAGGAGTTGGCATCAGGTACTACCCTTGATTTGTGAATTCTTTCCCTGTAAGTAGAGTGAGGATGGTTGTTCTGTCTGGATAGTCTCTGCAGGTGTTGTCTGAAATGTTCCCTGAGCTCTGGTCTTACACTGAGCTGTCCCAGCAAACTTCCAGCACCCATTTGCACTCCCTGAAGCTGGGCTGTAGGTTTGAAATATGCTTATGTTAGGCTACCTTTCATTCAAAGGATTTGTGCTCCTGGGTAATTATGAATCACAGGAATCCTGCTTTTGTGGGATTTCAGATCACTTAGTGGAACTGGCAATCCTGTACTGTTAGAACACCTATCAAGAATGTCCTGTGTCTCCCCATGACAAATGTTTCTCCTCTTGATCATgtggagtgtgtgtgtgtggaaggGAAGGTTCCTTCTCTTCCTGCACATGAGTAAGTCTCTCCTTAGGTTGTTTGCCTTGAGCTGGTCCTGTTTTATTCCTGTGCACAACTGGCAGGGTGTTTTGCTGCAGGATGTCTTTGTCATTGCTGCTGAGACTGGAGTTGGGCAATCCAGACAAATCAGGCTGGAGAATCTTAGCAAGGTTTTTCTGGGCACCAGGTGCTTCCCCATGAGAAGGCACTTTGCCTTCAACCTGTTGGCAGCActgtctgctctgcctgggcatCTTATTCAAATGTTTCAGCTGAAAAACACCCTTTCATTCTTTCAGTAATGACATTTTCAATGAGGATGGTGGATGACCCTGTCAGCTGCTTTAAAGGGAATTCTCAGTGTGCAATTATTGTTCTGTagcctgcagaaaaggaatTACAAGTTCACCTGACATTTGGAGATGCAGTATTTCCCTTCTGATGAGGACTGATGCCAAGGGGTTTGTGTTGAATCAGTCTTCTCACACTTCAGTTACTTAAACCCTTTCTTACAACACACTTACTGCTTCTACCCTGGCTCTAGTTGCTAAGTGATTTACTAAGAAACTTATTCTAACATAGGTGCCAGGAACATTTGAACAGAGCAACACTAAGGGAAAAATAACCCAGAACTGGGTTAGTTCTGATGGCAAGGTTAGGGGGTTAGTCTGGGGccttcctccttgccttgtGGCTTCCTGTGCAGTGTTAATTATGCAGTTTTGAATTATTAATTACTGTGAACCATTCCAATGGTATCAACTTACCTTtccatttggttttttttttgcactgttttTTGTTATGAAATGATGTAAGCTAATTCCATGGTGTGTGTAtataaattgtattttttttataatttgtatgaatatatttttatttgaacaATGGCACTTGGGAAGTATTCATGTAGCTGTAACATGTCTGAGAGTAAAATGTTTGTGTGTCTCCTTCAGCACTTTCAAGGCCTTTTGATGTTTCTagtattgttttatttttgccctTTATGATAATAAAAGGAGTAGAACATGGCAACATCCAAGAGCATGATTTGAGGTAGTGGAGTCGTTGCTATTTATGAGCTGTCTGGATCTCACAGTTTGTACAGAAGGTGCTCTTAGAGAGGAATGGCTGTGATCCATTAGCTTGTGACCACTGCAGTTCCACACTCTCACCACAGCTGTTTCAAAGGAGGGAATTGCCATGTTTGACAAGGAGCTAAATTGTGCACGTTGTGCTGCTTTTCTTACCTGGAACTCACCAGTAAGTTAATGAAAGAGGTTAAAGCTACAGTGTGTCACCTCTTGTTTTACACTTGGCTTCCCAGGGTGTGAAGGATCTTAATTTCATCTTGAATATTTATTTAGTTTGTGCCTATCTTTCCTGCTTTGTCCTGCTGTCTCCTTACAGAAAAGAATTAGTGACAATTTTTGAGCTTTCATCTCATTTTGGCTTACAAGCCAAAAATGTAAGTACAGTCTTGGAGCTCTGTAGAAATACCTGACCCAAAAGCTCCCTGCCTTTCCTTGTTTCTGTGCCTTTGGGGCTGGGTTCTACAGGATGCACATAGTACAGATGTTGTACAGAATGTACAGATGTTGTACAGAATGTACAGATGTTGTACAGAATGTACAGATGTTGTACAGAATATACAGCTGCTGTACAGAATGTACAGCTGCTGCACAGAATATACAGATGTACAGaatgtgcagctgctgcacagaaTATACAGCTGCTGTACACAATATACAGATGTTGTACACAATATACAGCTGCTGTACACAATATACAGCTGCTGTACACAATATACAGCTGCTGCACAGAATATACAGCTGCTGTACACAATATACAGATGTTGTACAGAATGTGCAGATGCTGTACAGAATGTACAGATGTTGCACACAATATACAGATGTTGTACAGAATGTACAGCTGCTGCACAGAATATACAGATGTACAGaatgtgcagctgctgcacagaaTATACAGCTGCTGTACACAATATACAGATGTTGTACACAATATACAGCTGCTGTACACAATATACAGCTGCTGTACACAATATACAGCTGCTGCACAGAATATACAGCTGCTGTACACAATATACAGATGTTGTACAGAATGTGCAGATGCTGTACAGAATGTACAGCTGCTGCACAGAATGTACAGATGTTGCACACAATGTACAGCTGCTGTACAGAATGTACAGCTGTTGTACAGAATGTACAGCTGCTGCACAGAATGTACAGATGTTGCACACAATGTACAGCTGCTGTACAGAATGTACAGCTGTTGTACAGAATGTACAGCTGCTGCACAGAATGTACAGATGTTGCACACAATATGTAGCTGCTGTACAGAATATGCAGCTGCTGTACAGAATGTACAGCTGCTGTACACAATATACAGCTGCTGTACAGAATGTACAGATGTTGCACACAATATACAGCTGCTGTTCAGAATATGCAGCTGCTGTACATAATATGCAGCTGCTGTACACAATATACAGCTGCTGTACAGAATGTACAGCTGCTGTACACAATATACAGCTGCTGCACCCAAtatgcagctgctgcacagatGCACACACTCTGAGGCACTCTAACACAGAGTTGGCCAGCAGCTTGTCTGGCTCTGCCCTCTGGCTCTCCCTTGCTGGGTGTGTAATGCCAGGGAAAGCCTGAGATGGGTAAAACCATCTCTTGGGAGGGAATGGCAGAAAATGTGATTTGAGGAGCTCAAGAAGTGCCACAGAGGGCTTAACTAAGCAAGGAATAGGAAGGATAccctggcaggggtgggaagGAGTCATCAGGAGAAGGGACTGGGGGAACTCTGCTTCAGCTTTGTGCTGCCTTTGATTgtaaatgcagcagcacaggagggaatGGGAGAGGTTTATAGCCTCATTGAAACCATGCATCATTGTCCCTGTAATGACACACTGGGGCTctagcagaaaaaaatcagtggtGTTCAGtgagattattattatttttttaatttttgctttgctAGCAGGATACAAGCTGCCTCTTCAGTGTGTGGGCATTCCCAGTTGTGAATCATGCAGCAGGCACTGGGAGGAACAGAGGGTGGCTGCCTGGAGCCTTGGCTGTTGCAGGGCTGTGAGAAGAGGGTGAAGCTGCTCTTGTTGTCCAGGGTGCTGAAGGGCTTTTCAGCAGCAGGGGCATACACTCAGTCTGCTCTGCATCCACTGTTCAAATGCAGTGTCTGAAAAGGctcactgggagctgggatgagATGTCTGGGAAGGCAGGGGAGTCAGTGAGGTTTGGATGTTGAGAtaatgtcactgtcatattttctgaaaaatcccctcgccaggatttcttctcctgggaagctgagaagcctcagaaaagaaggaaaacaataattatctgcttctccctgttttgctgctttggaatgtggtctagatattgtttaccaactggtcaatgtttgattggtttcaggTGAATTGGTTTTATTTAATGACCAatgactctgaggagtcagtcatgagtttttcattatgATTCTTGTTAcaccttctgtctgtatccttctctttctttagtatagttttagtatagtattcttttaatataatataatttaaaataataaatcagccttctgggAACATaaagtcagattctcatctctcacctcatcctggaaACCCTCACAAACTCAACAAGATAACAGTTTAACAGTGAGTAGGATGTCCCTTTCTCCAGGCTGTTTCAATTGCTGTGTATGCTTTAACACACATCTTACTGATACTTTAAGCATTTTAAAGTAGAGCCTGGAACCCATATATAGCAGTTTCAGTAGAAAACAATACTGTGTTAAAACTCATGACTAACATCTCAGACATGACAACCTTGAGCCTTTTGACTCCCTCAGCAGCTCTTTGATGCCTATACTAGAGAATATCTCTCTGGGATGGCTGGATTAAAAAGCACCagttttattcttcttttcttgtattccaattcccagcacagcaggccTGACTCTAGTTGCCTTCCCACCACCTTCTGTTGGCTTAAACTTCACCTCCTCCCGAGAGGGATTGTGCTGGTTTTCTGAGAGAACAGTCAGGAGATGGTAATAGAGGGGGAAAGTCTTACaaatcttccttccttcccacatAGAAGTGTGGGACACACTTATCAAGCAGATATCAATCAGCAAAGGCCCTTGGGGGCCAAGATTCAGGAGAAGTCAATCAAGCCAGCTGGTTGTGGCCAGACTGGGATGTGAACTGGCACAGCTCCACGTCCCCCTGCAGCAGTGGAGGGTGGGTGTGTGCCCTGGCCTTCACTTCTGATTTCTTAGAGGAGCCAAGCAGTGCTGACAGCTCCTCTTGGCATTCTTGCCTGCCAACTTGGATTTCAGTGGAAGCATTTTGTTTAGTGGGAAGCTGGCTAGGGATAGTGCAGTGTCTGAGGGGCAGAGAAACCATCAAATCTAATTTGCAAATATGCTTGCTGTGCCAAGCAGGCCCCTATCCCAAACAAGGCTCTTGCCTTTCAGAGTGCATGGAGCACATTAATGGAATTACTGGGTTTCAGAGTCCAAAGGAAAGCAAGCTGCTGAATTGTGCATGGCCAATAATGGGTGCTGCCAACCACTGTTCAGAAGTTACAATGAAGTCTGGCAAGGCAGGAGGTGGCAAATGTCATTAGAGCTGTGTGCAGGGTGTTAGCCTGGTCCTTCTCTGCTCCCACTGGGATATTTCTTCATTTACATGATGGCTGTTCATGAGAttgctccctgctctctctggtccagctctcccagcaccaGTGGCAGCTTTTTTCCATCCTTGGGGGTGATGGTCTCTGCCTGTGGAGCTGATCAGTGTTGAGTTTCTCCCATTCAGCTTTTCCCAGTGCTTACTCCTGAGTGCAGCACTATTCTGAGCTGGCTGCAGGATTTCCCTGAGGGTGCTTTAGAGCTCAGGGTGTGTATGGGAGTAGCAGTAAAAATCCAGTCAGAGATGCTTTTTTCCTCGATTGCTTACCCTCCATTAGGTTCTCCCAGACTGCAGGGTCTATTAACTCACTGTCTGCAAGCTAATACAGACTTGTTCCACCAGGAACTGGCTTGCTGCTAATACTGGACCCACCTGGCTTTAGGTCAGGAAGCATTGCCTCTTCTTGCCATTTTTAGCACATTCCACTGAACTAATCAGTGTTTTGTGCCTTGAGGGACTGACAGGGAGGGACAATTTGCAGTGTCTGTTCAAGCTGTGCTTGACTGGGTAAAGTTCAGCTCCAGCTATTGTTAGAGTACatgaattgtttttcctttcagcagcacaggggaagtCAGGCTGTTGCTCATTGCTGGTGTGGAGGGATCCACCTGCATGTTCCCATCAGCTGCAGTGGGTGTGTTTGGAAAGCCTTTGAAGAAGACAAagccccattgtcccctcaaGGGCTCCCCAAAGGGTGACTTCACACCCCCATGATCTGTGAAATTGAGAAATTGCAAAGTCACTGTATTTTACATTGCAGAGATGTCCCATGGATGCTGCTGGGAATCTCAGCCTGAGAATTTATTCTTCTGTCAGGGAAACCTGTGTGGACACCATTccacaaaatattttatctgtagctggtgctgctggaaggaGAGGATTTGTATCACACTGTGGTTTCCTGTTGGAGTGTTCCAAAATTAGTCCCTCAGATTGGACTTCTGCCCTTCTTCCCTAGGAAAGAATCACAAGGCCCAGTGTGGAGAGGAGCACACAGACCCCTCTTGGAGGCCATGTCAGCACTGCAGGGAGTGACTGGGAGGGTGGCTTATCACAAATGTGATGTGTGACATGAGCCTTATCAAAGTGTTGCAGCAGCCTTAGCTGTGACTGGCCTTGTGCAAGGAGGGGTGTGTGCTTGAATTTACCctttccctggagctgtggcccCTGAGAGCTGTTGTCAGCAGCTCTGGAACACCTGCAATCCAATTCCTTATCCTCACCAGGTACTGTTCCTGTCACCTCTGCATAAGCAAAGTCAGAATTGGATTGTTCCAGCTGAATCTGTCCTGGTGCTGCCTTCTTAAGCCCTGAACAAGCTTCTGAGGGTACTCAGGTCCATGGGAATGCACTGAGATTCTGGGAATGAGACTCATGAGGTGCTCAAAATAACACAGTTCCTAGCAGTACATGCAGTCAACCACAGGACAGCTGTGTTGAGCTGGGCTTGATGCCATTGCTGGGGCTCCCATGGGGATCCAAGCTCTTTGTTCCTTGGGATGCTGACTAAATGTGTTTCTAGCAATATTTCCTTCTTTGGTGGGGTGCTAGAATATGTTTTGGGTCAAATTCATCTCCTGTGAAATTTAGCAAGGTTAAATAAACCTTAATCAGACTTCCAGTGTTCCCATTGGCCATGTTAGAACAACTTTGCAAGGGGCCACTCCCAGAAAGTGAGAAatgctttttgcagcaagctgCTGTGTAGTTCAGTGATCCCACCTACCCTCTCATGATAATATCCAAACCTTTGAGGATCCTTCAAGAAGAAATTCTGGGAATCAGCATCTCAGCCAGGTGCAGAGTGAGACAAGACACAGTTATTGATGTATCTTTCTGTTGATGCTCGGAACCTTTATTGGGTGACTGCTAGAAAGCATATACAATGAATtccctttcctccctctggTTATCTTGAAACTTGTGCAGTGttatgatttttatttatttcttttcatgtaGCTTTTGCTTACTCCAGGCATTTGTGGCAGTTCCCATGACTGAATAATTTAAACCAGCAAAAGGACTCTCTTATCACTGAAACCCTGTCTATAGGAGGACTCATGATGATCTTTCAATGttaagcaggtttttttttttcctgctaacCTGTTAGCATTTCTTACTGCAGAGGAAAAACCTCTAGTCAAAaactcattttcatttttactaAGTTTTCTCTGTCTCATGTAAGTAAGATCCAGGCTTGTGGGTACCAGAATATCAATAAAACTTAAGATTTTGACTTTAGGCAAATACAAGAAAATTTAATGCAACAGACAGGAGAGAGGTCCAGCACAGATGTCTAATGTGTTAGTTTTATTTAAAGATGGTCAGTCAGTGCTAACGTAAgaaatgttctttaaaaaacatcaaataaataaataaataaataaataaaaataggaataaCTTTCTGTTGAGGAGCTTGGAAAGCATCTGGCTTTCATCTTGGGAGGAAGGGGTACTGTAAAGCATTCTTCAGAGCAGGTTCTAGGGAGGTTGATCCTAATTTCTCCGGTAACCTGTAAACCAAACATGAAATAAATGTTACTAGAATCTGCTTTTGCCTTGGTACGTGTCACCATTGTCAGCAATGCTTTTGCAAAACCAATACTAGCTTAAATACTAGGCTCAAATTAGTTTCAGAATGGAATTGTCTTAAAGATTGAAatgaggagctgctcctcccctgtgccatggcacgGCCACGGTCTGTGCTATTCAGTGAAATGGCTTAGCCAGGACTCACCATTGCAGCCCATCCCACTGAGGGAGCCGATCCTGTCAATCCTCCTGCCAAAACAGCCAGAATCCCTCATCATCCTGGGCATCTGCAGCCCCCTCAGTCTCTTGAGGAAGGGGTCCCTGTAGGACAGAGGGGTGCTGGGTGCCAGCCTGGGTTCAGCCTTCTGGTTGTCACTGTCGTCGGCGGGTTCCGGCAGCGTCTCCTCCTGGGGTTTGGCTTCTTGCAGGTCAGGATTGGACTCCAGGGCTTCCATCATTGCAAACTTATCCTCCAGTCTTTCCAGCAGAGCCTATAAGAGAAggattaaattaatgaaattcCTTGTTTTGTGGTCATTTGCTAACTCTTCCAGTCGTTCTGTTCTGTATCCATTGATGGTCCCATagcccaccctggggacactgacaGGTTGGGTCCCAGCCTTACTGGTGGTCTTTGGGTTCTGTCCTCTGCATTATTTCCCTGTTCACACTAATTCCATCTATGGGAAGGCATAGCTTCACCTTGTGAACTGAGTGAAGCTGCTTGCCATCATGTGTATCTTACTGGCAAGTTTGGAACACGTGTTGGCAGAGAAGAAAATGCAAGATCTGGGTTGAACAGGGTCTACTCAGCCCACCAGTGTGAGAGAACCTCTGGCCACACAGCCCACCCCCACATTCTCACATTGCTGCTTTGTCACCCCTGGCTGTTTCAATGGACATCACTTGGAGAAGCTCTGGGTGTTTTCACTAATCTCTGCCCCAGGGATTACAGGATTGCTATTCCTGAAAGTGACTGAAAATCCCTGTGTGGTAAATTCATGCCTGCTGTGTGATTGCTTCCTGGGTACCATTCTTTGTAATTTGTAAAGCTTTGTGTAACTGGGCTCAGATAACCTCCTCAAGGGCAGCTCAACCAATTAGAGGAATCTAATTGCCCAGCTCTAGAATGTGAATATAGAGGAATGAGCCTTATGGCTTGCCTGACAGTGAGTGCATTTGGAAGCCACTCTTCCTGGCTGCTGGAAacagcccaggggcagctttaGCTTCAATTGTCCTTATCAGCTCAGGGAGTTTGTTCTTAGGGCCTGAGAACAGCTTTGGGAAGCTGGTTACTGGTACCAACCAGCCCAAGGAAAGGTTTGAGCTTTCAGATCCCATCACAGTCTCAAGCTTGTACTGTGCTGTAACAACAGATTTTCTCTATTTGTTAAAATGCTTAGCAGTAATTTTATAGCTCTGGAAGCTTTTCTGGATGAGCCACACTAAATGATTGTGTTAATTCCTCTAGTAATATTTCTAAAAGTTTGTTTTTGGGTGCTCCACTTTACCTCCTCATCTCTCATCCATACACAAGCAGATCTCTCAAATTTACAAAGCTAGAGCCATATGGCTGCCCTGTGGAGCAGGGGTAAGCACATAGACAGGACCCCACATCAGAGTTTTCTATTTGTTCTTACAGAGCTACTCTGatgattttttccttccctggaaCTTTGTTCCCAGGAAGATgtatctttaaaagaaaaaggaccaaaacaccaaaacagaCATCCTACAATATCACAATTTGGTTCCCACTACTGCCCA
Proteins encoded in this window:
- the LOC129129928 gene encoding natriuretic peptides A-like; translation: MDTKGSFFYGFLLLLLIQLQPSRANPIYSLSPAKELASMEALLERLEDKFAMMEALESNPDLQEAKPQEETLPEPADDSDNQKAEPRLAPSTPLSYRDPFLKRLRGLQMPRMMRDSGCFGRRIDRIGSLSGMGCNGESWLSHFTE